In the Kutzneria kofuensis genome, TCCTGCCTCGGGACGCCAGCCGGAACGACGTCGCGCTGGCGGCCGCGATCCAGCTTCGCCGCACCGACCGCCGCCGCTACACCTCGTGGCCGGTGCCGTCGGAGCTGATCGACGACCTGGCCCGGACTGCCGGTGCGTTCGGCACCGTGCTCATGCCCGCGACCGACCCCGACGACCGTTACCAATTGGTCGTCGCCCTGAGCGAGGCCTCGACGCAGCAGGAGGCCGATGAAGCCTACGCCGCCGAGTTGGCGACGTGGACCGGGCGCAGCCCGTTCGTCACGGAAGGCGTGCCGGCGACCAACATCCCAGCCGGTGAGCGCCGGCACGGCGACACCACGATGCGGGCCTTCCCGAACGGCCAGCTCACCGAATCGGGCGACCGGTGGGAGGACGACGCCGGCGAGTTGCTGGTGCTGGCCACGTCGACGGACGACGTCGGGGCGCGGCTGCGGGCCGGCGAGGCGATGAGCGCGGTTCTGTTGTGGGCCACGGACTTCCGCATGGCCACCTGCCCGCTCAGCCAGGTCCTGGAGATCGAGGCGACCCGGAACGTGGTCCGCGACCGGGTGCTGGACGGCTTCGGCGTGCCGCAGATCGTGCTGCGGGTCGGCTGGGCCCCTGTCAACGCCGCGCCACTGCCCGCGACACCGCGGCGGCCGTTGGACGACATCCTCGGGAGGCAGGGACGATGAACGCGAAGGTCGGCACCAACGGGTTCGGCCGCTCGGGCGGGGCCTCCTGCGTAACGCCTCCACCTACGGCCCGCTCAGCCAGGAGAGGTACCGGGTGATCGGCCCGCGCCTGCGCGACAACGCGATCGTGCTGGACGAGGTGACCGGCGCGGCCGACCTGCCGTCCGGCTGGGGCGTCGACGTGAGTCTGGGCACCGGTTTGAGCGACGCAGTCGCACAAGCGCTCCCCGGACTCGTCGATCGGGTGCTCGGCGAGCTCGACCTCGATCAGGCCCGGCGAGACCGGCTGCGCTGGGCGGCGTCGTAGCTGTTGCGGGCCTGTTCGACCTTGTCCATGTTGGGCGTCCACTCGGACAGCGCGGCGAACAGCGGCGCAAGGCTGCGGCCGAGGTCGGTGATCTCGTACTCGACCCGGGGCGGCACCTCGGCGTAGTAGGCCCGGGTGACCAGACCGTCGCGCTCCAGTTGCCGCAACCGCTGGGTGAGCACCTTGGGGGTGATCGTGGTGATGCGGCGCTCCAACTCGACGAACCGCATGCGCCCGGACTGGTGCAGCGTCCACAAGATCGGCGTGGTCCAGCGACTGAACACGAGGTCGACCACCGGGGAGACCGGGCAGGCGTTCTCGGGGTCGGCCGCGGGTTCCGGCGTCCGGGCTGTGTCCTCGGCCACAACCGCCCCTCTCACCCAATACTTTCCTCTAGGTACCTACTAGTCCCACGACAGTACCGTCACCGGGTCCACACAGGAACTCGGAACGGGAGACAGGACATGATCGTGGTGACCGGAGCGACCGGAAACGTGGGACGGCCGCTCGTAGCGGCGCTGGCGGCGGCCGGCGAGCAGGTGACGGCGGTCTCGCGGGGAATCTCCGCGGCGGACCTGCCCGCGGGCGTGCGCCGTCATCGGGCGGACCTCACCGACCCGCGGGGCCTCAAACCCGCCCTGGACGGGGCGCGGGCGCTGTTCTTGCTGACGGCCGGGGACTTCGCCGCATCCGGCGGTGATCTCGACGAGGTCCTGGACGTCGCCCGGGCCGCTGGGGTGGACCGGGTGGTTCTGTTGTCCTCCCAGGGCGTGGGCACCGGACGCCATCCGGCCGGCCACGAAGACGCCGTCGCCCGGTCCGGTCTGGAGTGGACCGTGCTGCGGCCGGCCGGCTTCCACTCCAACACGCTGCACTGGGCCGGCACGGTCCACGCGGAGCGGATGGTCGCGGCGCCGTTCGGCGACGTGGCGCTGCCGACCATCGACCCGTTGGACATCGCCGAGGTCGCCGCCGCCACGCTGCGCGAACAGGGCCATGCCGGCCGCACCTACACGCTGACCGGGCCGGCGGCGATCTCGCCCCGCCAACAAGCCGCGGCAATCGGGGACGCGCTGGGCGAGCCGGTGCGGTTCGTCGAGCAGAGCCGGGCCGAAGCCAAGGCCCAGCTGACGGTGTTCATGCCCGAGCCGGTCGCCGAGCACACCCTCGACATCCTCGGCGATCCGACTCCGGCGGAGCAGCAGGTCAGCCCGGACGTGCTTGACGTCCTCGGCCGCTCACCCCGTCCGTTCGCCGAGTGGGCCGCACACAACGTCGCCGCCTTCAGGTAACGCGGAGGGTGGCACCGCTGGTCGGTCAGGTGCTCGGTGTCAGGCTGAAATAGCCCTGTTCCTCCTGGGCGAAGTGCAGCGTGAGCACGGCATCGAGGCCGTAGAGCGTCGCACGCAGGTCGTCG is a window encoding:
- a CDS encoding NAD(P)H-binding protein — encoded protein: MIVVTGATGNVGRPLVAALAAAGEQVTAVSRGISAADLPAGVRRHRADLTDPRGLKPALDGARALFLLTAGDFAASGGDLDEVLDVARAAGVDRVVLLSSQGVGTGRHPAGHEDAVARSGLEWTVLRPAGFHSNTLHWAGTVHAERMVAAPFGDVALPTIDPLDIAEVAAATLREQGHAGRTYTLTGPAAISPRQQAAAIGDALGEPVRFVEQSRAEAKAQLTVFMPEPVAEHTLDILGDPTPAEQQVSPDVLDVLGRSPRPFAEWAAHNVAAFR
- a CDS encoding Acg family FMN-binding oxidoreductase, translated to MLTSPDVRTLRSAVSLAARAPSIHNSQPWRWLLGATSLHLYADASRLLPATDPDGRDLMLSCGAALHHLQVALAASGWGTHVHRFPNPNEPDHLAAVEFLPRDASRNDVALAAAIQLRRTDRRRYTSWPVPSELIDDLARTAGAFGTVLMPATDPDDRYQLVVALSEASTQQEADEAYAAELATWTGRSPFVTEGVPATNIPAGERRHGDTTMRAFPNGQLTESGDRWEDDAGELLVLATSTDDVGARLRAGEAMSAVLLWATDFRMATCPLSQVLEIEATRNVVRDRVLDGFGVPQIVLRVGWAPVNAAPLPATPRRPLDDILGRQGR
- a CDS encoding winged helix-turn-helix transcriptional regulator, which translates into the protein MAEDTARTPEPAADPENACPVSPVVDLVFSRWTTPILWTLHQSGRMRFVELERRITTITPKVLTQRLRQLERDGLVTRAYYAEVPPRVEYEITDLGRSLAPLFAALSEWTPNMDKVEQARNSYDAAQRSRSRRA